In Mastomys coucha isolate ucsf_1 unplaced genomic scaffold, UCSF_Mcou_1 pScaffold20, whole genome shotgun sequence, one DNA window encodes the following:
- the Klrg1 gene encoding killer cell lectin-like receptor subfamily G member 1 — MADSPIYSTLELPAPPQVQDDSRWNLKAVLHRPRLSCLAMVALGLLTVILMSLLMYQRVLCCGSKDSTCSHCRSCPILWTRNGSHCYYFSTEKKDWNSSLKFCVDKGSHLLTFPDNQGVVIKSKPSSPLVSYRILTNSLIQRCGAIHRAGLQASSCEVALPWICKKVLS; from the exons ATGGCTGACAGCCCTATCTATTCAACCCTAGAGCTGCCTGCCCCACCTCAAGTCCAAGATGACTCCAGATGGAACCTCAAAG CAGTCTTACACCGGCCTCGTCTTTCCTGCCTTGCGATGGTGGCTTTGGGGCTGTTGACTGTGATTCTCATGAGTCTACTGATGTACCAACGGGTCCTGTGCTGTG GCTCCAAGGACTCTACGTGTTCCCACTGTCGCAGCTGCCCTATCCTCTGGACGAGGAATGGCAGCCACTGTTACTATTTCTCAACGGAGAAAAAGGACTGGAATTCTAGTCTGAAATTCTGTGTGGACAAAGGCTCACATCTCCTTACATTTCCGGACAATCAGGGAGTG GTTATCAAAAGCAAACCTTCTTCGCCTCTGGTTTCTTACAGGATTCTTACCAACAGCTTGATACAGAGGTGCGGTGCCATCCACAGAGCTGGCCTCCAAGCCTCCAGTTGTGAAGTTGCTTTGCCGTGGATCTGTAAGAAGGTCCTATCCTGA